In one window of Temnothorax longispinosus isolate EJ_2023e chromosome 9, Tlon_JGU_v1, whole genome shotgun sequence DNA:
- the LOC139819329 gene encoding uncharacterized protein isoform X1, with product MFLRDTRESERGVVVGQLVRFDMISIICDVMQTSDEDFIKVVLECFEILSAHKEFYENQAAIIAIQTMLRLSYCVNKSLKDSALFERLIQSVSGVLVRSLKLDVSFDTDCILQQIVLFVKNLNVEDLQKNKLKFAAVTMLNVVLQKQAVFDNSTDEEIIDVCHNVLKSMTKIVKCSDDDNAILFAADSLCSTCASSSRFCFMQDSRAKNQIELKIREKKDNLEICVYDTMMDILIPYIKDADLSRLDLIEFYRNLISCLNHLYQLNNCNKDNLSNHLTANGYLKRFLYLTVQFSENLRRSTCILLSWILGILGKTAFSMERAKFANILHLGLLQLPKDSTKWDDAIAHKKDGSALIILLYYHFLGTQENDVISLESLIARIMLLPKSVPISVSILKPLWLLFAVTSLSHPRPNLVYRYENAVNQMTSILQHSEINEFYTHHIDLVRYCLKCPSISQDLLNRVLNLWLIESDGDIRPLSFSCDKVVHHLLFVIRVGYPKPIVNVAVKGLHHLMQMVKDNTQLVDEVAAIVWRLLPNILSSYSSDYVAHIETVLELANTIRPLTIPIASIISSADNIVNIILKKNTDTKFMTLILTQAYILLDTAMSCETFEVLETYVNNFWLLKQLYKYGFSKERSQLSTTSIKLLTFIIYCQKKSSVKCKKPLTVQIKNLLQLLTYARKSPSCIANGMQFICKLLTLNDDGLAIVLQDITIDIDNKYLINLYEVYHTIHAQTHPISQDVVYQSLVALLHFCNTKATTLMPYLCSILSTCDLIFNVNMQHLSCHFVEFVVTWLHYRKANCHDIPKGYIYKTPFDEVLDKLKEHLVLLDDKGMKDAYLNLQRALSQFE from the exons ATGTTCCTGAGAGATACGAGGGAATCTGAGAGAGGCGTCGTCGTGGGACAGCTCGTCAGATTCGACATGATATCCATCATATGTGACGTCATGCAGACGTCGGATGAAGATTTCATCAA AGTCGTCCTCGAGTGTTTCGAGATTCTGAGCGCCCACAAAGAATTCTATGAGAATCAAGCGGCTATAATAGCTATACAGACAATGTTGAGACTCAGTTACTGTGTAAATAAATCACTCAAAGACTCAGCGCTGTTTGAGAGACTTATTCAGAGCGTCTCCGGTGTACTTGTTAG ATCGCTAAAATTAGATGTGAGCTTCGACACGGACTGTATTCTGCAGCAAATTGTACTTTTCGTGAAGAATCTGAATGTCGAAGATTTGCAGAAGAATAAGCTAAAATTTGCGGCTGTCACAATGTTAAATGTCGTCCTGCAGAAACAAGCAGTTTTTGATAATAGTACTGATGAGGAGATTATCGACGTCTGTCACAATGTGTTAAAGTCAATgacaaaaattgtcaaatgcagcgacgacgacaacgCGATTTTATTCGCCGCTGATTCATTGTGCAGTACTTGCGCTAGCAGTTCTCG ATTCTGTTTCATGCAAGATTCGAGGGCAAAGAATCAGATCGAGCTTAAGATTCGCGAGAAGAAAGACAATCTGGAAATTTGCGTGTACGATACGATGATGGATATACTTATACCATACATTAAA GACGCAGACTTGTCTCGTCTCGACTTGATCGAGTTTTATAGAAATCTCATCTCTTGTCTAAACCACTTGTATCAGCTAAACAACTGTAATAAGGACAACTTGTCAAACCACTTGACTGCCAATGGTTATCTGAAGCGCTTCTTATATTTGACCGTACAGTTTTC AGAGAATTTACGAAGGAGCACCTGCATATTACTATCATGGATTCTAGGTATTCTCGGTAAAACGGCATTCTCCATGGAAAGAGCAAAGtttgcaaatattttgcatttaggTCTCCTTCAATTGCCGAAAGATTCGACAAAATGGGACGACGCCATAGCACACAAAAAAGATGGGTCGGCCCTTATAATTCTGCTATACTATCATTTTCTTGGCACTCAAGA AAACGACGTGATATCCTTAGAATCGCTAATTGCTAGAATCATGCTACTCCCGAAGTCTGTGCCGATTTCAGTCTCGATTTTAAAACCTCTGTGGCTGTTATTTGCT GTAACGTCTCTATCTCATCCGCGTCCTAATTTAGTATATCGTTATGAAAACGCGGTTAATCAAATGACGAGTATTTTACAACATTCAGAGATCAACGAATTTTATACCCATCATATTGATCTTGTACGTTATTGTCTTAAATGTCCAAGCATTTCGCAAGACTTACTGAACCGAGTTTTAAATTTGTGGCTGATAGAGTCCGATGGCGACATCAGGCCACTATCATTCAGTTGCGACAAAGTTGTTCATCATTTATTG TTCGTGATACGTGTCGGTTATCCCAAACCTATTGTTAATGTTGCTGTGAAAGGGCTTCATCATTTAATGCAAATGGTCAAAGATAATACACAGCTCGTGGACGAAGTCGCGGCTATTGTGTGGCGTTTGTTACCTAATATTCTTTCATCGTATTCATCAGATTATG TCGCGCATATAGAGACGGTTCTGGAATTAGCTAATACTATCCGACCATTGACGATACCGATAGCTTCCATAATATCCAGCGccgataatattgttaatattatattaaagaagaaCACAGATACGAAATTCAtgactttaattttaacacaaGCGTACATTTTGTTAGATACCGCTATGTCATGCGAGACATTTGAag TGCTTgaaacatatgtaaataatttttggcTGTTGAAACAGCTATACAAATACGGATTTTCGAAAGAAAGATCACAATTATCCACCACTAGTATAAAACTGCtcacgtttattatttattgtcaaaAGAAATCATCAGTAAag tGCAAAAAGCCATTGACggtacaaataaaaaacttgCTTCAGCTGTTAACATACGCAAGAAAATCACCGAGCTGCATAGCAAACGGAATGCAATTTATATGCAaacttttaacattaaatgaTGATGGATTGGCCATCGTTTTGCAAGATATCACGATCGATATCGATAATAAGTatctaattaatctttatGAGGTTTACCATACCATTCATGCACAG ACACACCCAATATCGCAAGATGTGGTATATCAAAGTTTAGTGGCTCTATTACACTTTTGTAATACTAAAGCAACTACGCTAATGCCTTATCTTTGCAGCATACTGAGTACTTGTGATCTCATTTTTAACGTAAATATGCAACATCTATCGTGTCACTTCGTCGAATTCGTCGTTACGTGGCTTCATTATCGCAAAGCAAATTGTCACGATATACCTAAaggatatatctataaaacaCCCTTTGATGAAGTATTGGATAAACTTAAAGAACATTTAGTACTTCTTGATGACAAAGGAATGAAAGACGCTTATCTGAATTTGCAAAGAGCG cTGTCACAGtttgagtaa
- the LOC139819329 gene encoding uncharacterized protein isoform X2 has protein sequence MTMRSSLRVPENIFQYEVKERHERHTFLSNSLLSNFVSRRVLVSQHPTIKFIFKHPSRKSRSFNIEKLAIDLARLNRRRTSVRYTHASRQLLSQAQICLRNLWENNPFNAMESLFDLCVSDINDMLPHMKNRLMSGNAQVWVVEKILMFLRDTRESERGVVVGQLVRFDMISIICDVMQTSDEDFIKVVLECFEILSAHKEFYENQAAIIAIQTMLRLSYCVNKSLKDSALFERLIQSVSGVLVRSLKLDVSFDTDCILQQIVLFVKNLNVEDLQKNKLKFAAVTMLNVVLQKQAVFDNSTDEEIIDVCHNVLKSMTKIVKCSDDDNAILFAADSLCSTCASSSRFCFMQDSRAKNQIELKIREKKDNLEICVYDTMMDILIPYIKDADLSRLDLIEFYRNLISCLNHLYQLNNCNKDNLSNHLTANGYLKRFLYLTVQFSENLRRSTCILLSWILGILGKTAFSMERAKFANILHLGLLQLPKDSTKWDDAIAHKKDGSALIILLYYHFLGTQENDVISLESLIARIMLLPKSVPISVSILKPLWLLFAVTSLSHPRPNLVYRYENAVNQMTSILQHSEINEFYTHHIDLVRYCLKCPSISQDLLNRVLNLWLIESDGDIRPLSFSCDKVVHHLLFVIRVGYPKPIVNVAVKGLHHLMQMVKDNTQLVDEVAAIVWRLLPNILSSYSSDYVAHIETVLELANTIRPLTIPIASIISSADNIVNIILKKNTDTKFMTLILTQAYILLDTAMSCETFEVLETYVNNFWLLKQLYKYGFSKERSQLSTTSIKLLTFIIYCQKKSSVKCKKPLTVQIKNLLQLLTYARKSPSCIANGMQFICKLLTLNDDGLAIVLQDITIDIDNKYLINLYEVYHTIHAQTHPISQDVVYQSLVALLHFCNTKATTLMPYLCSILSTCDLIFNVNMQHLSCHFVEFVVTWLHYRKANCHDIPKGYIYKTPFDEVLDKLKEHLVLLDDKGMKDAYLNLQRAVSVIFYF, from the exons ATGACTATGCGGTCATCCCTGCGGGTTCCCGAGAATATATTCCAGTACGAAGTTAAAGAAAGACATGAAAGACACACATTTCTCTCCAATTCTCTCCTGTCCAACTTTGTATCGCGACGTGTTCTCGTGTCACAACATCCGACGATTAAATTCATATTCAAACATCCCTCCCGCAAATCGCGTTCTTTTAACATCGAGAAGTTAGCCATTGACCTTGCGCGCCTGAATAGGCGACGCACTTCGGTTCGTTACACCCACGCGTCGCGACAACTTCTCAGCCAGGCGCAAATTTGTCTGCGTAATTTGTGGGAAAACAACCCGTTCAACGCGATGGAGTCGTTGTTTGATTTGTGCGTGAGCGACATAAACGATATGCTGCCGCATATGAAGAACCGATTAATGTCGGGAAACGCGCAG GTCTGGGTCGTGGAAAAGATCCTGATGTTCCTGAGAGATACGAGGGAATCTGAGAGAGGCGTCGTCGTGGGACAGCTCGTCAGATTCGACATGATATCCATCATATGTGACGTCATGCAGACGTCGGATGAAGATTTCATCAA AGTCGTCCTCGAGTGTTTCGAGATTCTGAGCGCCCACAAAGAATTCTATGAGAATCAAGCGGCTATAATAGCTATACAGACAATGTTGAGACTCAGTTACTGTGTAAATAAATCACTCAAAGACTCAGCGCTGTTTGAGAGACTTATTCAGAGCGTCTCCGGTGTACTTGTTAG ATCGCTAAAATTAGATGTGAGCTTCGACACGGACTGTATTCTGCAGCAAATTGTACTTTTCGTGAAGAATCTGAATGTCGAAGATTTGCAGAAGAATAAGCTAAAATTTGCGGCTGTCACAATGTTAAATGTCGTCCTGCAGAAACAAGCAGTTTTTGATAATAGTACTGATGAGGAGATTATCGACGTCTGTCACAATGTGTTAAAGTCAATgacaaaaattgtcaaatgcagcgacgacgacaacgCGATTTTATTCGCCGCTGATTCATTGTGCAGTACTTGCGCTAGCAGTTCTCG ATTCTGTTTCATGCAAGATTCGAGGGCAAAGAATCAGATCGAGCTTAAGATTCGCGAGAAGAAAGACAATCTGGAAATTTGCGTGTACGATACGATGATGGATATACTTATACCATACATTAAA GACGCAGACTTGTCTCGTCTCGACTTGATCGAGTTTTATAGAAATCTCATCTCTTGTCTAAACCACTTGTATCAGCTAAACAACTGTAATAAGGACAACTTGTCAAACCACTTGACTGCCAATGGTTATCTGAAGCGCTTCTTATATTTGACCGTACAGTTTTC AGAGAATTTACGAAGGAGCACCTGCATATTACTATCATGGATTCTAGGTATTCTCGGTAAAACGGCATTCTCCATGGAAAGAGCAAAGtttgcaaatattttgcatttaggTCTCCTTCAATTGCCGAAAGATTCGACAAAATGGGACGACGCCATAGCACACAAAAAAGATGGGTCGGCCCTTATAATTCTGCTATACTATCATTTTCTTGGCACTCAAGA AAACGACGTGATATCCTTAGAATCGCTAATTGCTAGAATCATGCTACTCCCGAAGTCTGTGCCGATTTCAGTCTCGATTTTAAAACCTCTGTGGCTGTTATTTGCT GTAACGTCTCTATCTCATCCGCGTCCTAATTTAGTATATCGTTATGAAAACGCGGTTAATCAAATGACGAGTATTTTACAACATTCAGAGATCAACGAATTTTATACCCATCATATTGATCTTGTACGTTATTGTCTTAAATGTCCAAGCATTTCGCAAGACTTACTGAACCGAGTTTTAAATTTGTGGCTGATAGAGTCCGATGGCGACATCAGGCCACTATCATTCAGTTGCGACAAAGTTGTTCATCATTTATTG TTCGTGATACGTGTCGGTTATCCCAAACCTATTGTTAATGTTGCTGTGAAAGGGCTTCATCATTTAATGCAAATGGTCAAAGATAATACACAGCTCGTGGACGAAGTCGCGGCTATTGTGTGGCGTTTGTTACCTAATATTCTTTCATCGTATTCATCAGATTATG TCGCGCATATAGAGACGGTTCTGGAATTAGCTAATACTATCCGACCATTGACGATACCGATAGCTTCCATAATATCCAGCGccgataatattgttaatattatattaaagaagaaCACAGATACGAAATTCAtgactttaattttaacacaaGCGTACATTTTGTTAGATACCGCTATGTCATGCGAGACATTTGAag TGCTTgaaacatatgtaaataatttttggcTGTTGAAACAGCTATACAAATACGGATTTTCGAAAGAAAGATCACAATTATCCACCACTAGTATAAAACTGCtcacgtttattatttattgtcaaaAGAAATCATCAGTAAag tGCAAAAAGCCATTGACggtacaaataaaaaacttgCTTCAGCTGTTAACATACGCAAGAAAATCACCGAGCTGCATAGCAAACGGAATGCAATTTATATGCAaacttttaacattaaatgaTGATGGATTGGCCATCGTTTTGCAAGATATCACGATCGATATCGATAATAAGTatctaattaatctttatGAGGTTTACCATACCATTCATGCACAG ACACACCCAATATCGCAAGATGTGGTATATCAAAGTTTAGTGGCTCTATTACACTTTTGTAATACTAAAGCAACTACGCTAATGCCTTATCTTTGCAGCATACTGAGTACTTGTGATCTCATTTTTAACGTAAATATGCAACATCTATCGTGTCACTTCGTCGAATTCGTCGTTACGTGGCTTCATTATCGCAAAGCAAATTGTCACGATATACCTAAaggatatatctataaaacaCCCTTTGATGAAGTATTGGATAAACTTAAAGAACATTTAGTACTTCTTGATGACAAAGGAATGAAAGACGCTTATCTGAATTTGCAAAGAGCGGTAagcgttattttttatttctga